In Leguminivora glycinivorella isolate SPB_JAAS2020 chromosome 20, LegGlyc_1.1, whole genome shotgun sequence, the following proteins share a genomic window:
- the LOC125237199 gene encoding uncharacterized protein LOC125237199 isoform X2 has product MPKTWKVLNEELKATIMEGYNILGDGTPSCLFPFLTGKAELEHPDVRKTKENKRTLDDIPFIFNYLKEEGYITAYMEDMPLDNTFTFRFNGFKKQPADHYYRAFKNANSHLFKGWNLCYGDTPQYTMMMNVTEQFLELDGRRFIFTFIADISHDNFNDIQYADGDTAAFLRRMMKRTEDTLIIVMGDHGPRYAAVRKKHSLRGKLDERLPLLAIRLPDKLTRARPDALRALKANAHVLTTAHDLHATILDAVGLRRHWNPYKIPSSRSCSEAGIETHWCTCLVWQIVSDSDPMNNRTAAALIDYINKFTKDAGSQCVRRTVASTSYVLRQRVNNRLLAFNTAIDYDAYLGRFNVKTEITMENFQIGIESNPGGAFYEASLTYNLNEDKFVVQSRDISRVNAYRGESDCILDSHPHLAPYCYCKHED; this is encoded by the exons ATGCCGAAGACTTGGAAGGTTCTTAATGAGGAGTTGAAAGCTACTATAATGGAAGG GTACAATATTTTGGGAGACGGTACTCCATCCTGCCTGTTCCCGTTCCTCACTGGGAAGGCAGAGTTGGAACACCCGGATGTGAGGAAAACTAAGGAAAATAAAAGGACCCTGGACGACATCCCCTTTATATTCAACTATCTGAAAGAAGAAGG GTACATCACAGCATACATGGAAGACATGCCTCTGGACAACACATTCACGTTCCGTTTCAACGGATTCAAGAAACAACCAGCAGACCATTACTACAGAGCGTTTAAAAACGCCAACTCACACCTGTTTAAGGGGTGGAACCTTTGCTATGGAGACACGCCACAGTATACTATGATGATGAATGTCACGGAACAA TTTCTCGAGCTTGACGGAAGGCGGTTCATCTTCACTTTCATCGCAGACATATCTCACGACAATTTCAACGACATTCAGTACGCTGACGGTGATACGGCGGCGTTTTTGAGGCGTATGATGAAACGGACTGAGGACACGCTTATTATTGTTATGGGAGACCATGGGCCCAG ATACGCAGCAGTCCGTAAAAAGCATTCCCTGCGAGGCAAACTCGACGAACGACTTCCCCTCCTTGCCATCCGCCTCCCTGACAAACTCACGCGCGCTCGCCCCGACGCGTTACGCGCGCTTAAAGCGAACGCGCACGTGCTGACAACAGCGCATGACCTTCATGCGACGATTTTGGATGCTGTTGGTTTGAGAAGACATTGGAATCCTTATAAG ATCCCCAGCAGCCGATCTTGCAGCGAAGCTGGGATCGAGACCCATTGGTGCACCTGCCTCGTCTGGCAAATCGTGTCAGATTCAGATCCGATGAACAACAGGACTGCTGCCGCTTTGATAGACTATATCAATAAATTTACAAAGGATGCTGG ATCTCAATGTGTTCGTCGTACCGTGGCGTCCACAAGTTATGTACTGCGACAGCGAGTCAACAACCGACTTCTTGCTTTCAACACCGCTATAGACTACGACGCTTATTTGGGACGGTTCAACGTTAAGACAGAAATAACTATGGAGAATTTTCAGATCGga ATTGAGTCAAACCCAGGAGGCGCATTTTACGAAGCATCACTGACATACAATTTGAATGAAGATAAGTTTGTAGTGCAGTCGAGAGACATCTCAAGAGTGAACGC TTACCGTGGAGAATCGGATTGCATTCTGGACTCTCATCCACACCTCGCCCCGTACTGCTACTGCAAACACGAAGACTGA
- the LOC125237199 gene encoding uncharacterized protein LOC125237199 isoform X1 yields MPKTWKVLNEELKATIMEGYNILGDGTPSCLFPFLTGKAELEHPDVRKTKENKRTLDDIPFIFNYLKEEGYITAYMEDMPLDNTFTFRFNGFKKQPADHYYRAFKNANSHLFKGWNLCYGDTPQYTMMMNVTEQFLELDGRRFIFTFIADISHDNFNDIQYADGDTAAFLRRMMKRTEDTLIIVMGDHGPRYAAVRKKHSLRGKLDERLPLLAIRLPDKLTRARPDALRALKANAHVLTTAHDLHATILDAVGLRRHWNPYKVKGADLKRGLTWLEPIPSSRSCSEAGIETHWCTCLVWQIVSDSDPMNNRTAAALIDYINKFTKDAGSQCVRRTVASTSYVLRQRVNNRLLAFNTAIDYDAYLGRFNVKTEITMENFQIGIESNPGGAFYEASLTYNLNEDKFVVQSRDISRVNAYRGESDCILDSHPHLAPYCYCKHED; encoded by the exons ATGCCGAAGACTTGGAAGGTTCTTAATGAGGAGTTGAAAGCTACTATAATGGAAGG GTACAATATTTTGGGAGACGGTACTCCATCCTGCCTGTTCCCGTTCCTCACTGGGAAGGCAGAGTTGGAACACCCGGATGTGAGGAAAACTAAGGAAAATAAAAGGACCCTGGACGACATCCCCTTTATATTCAACTATCTGAAAGAAGAAGG GTACATCACAGCATACATGGAAGACATGCCTCTGGACAACACATTCACGTTCCGTTTCAACGGATTCAAGAAACAACCAGCAGACCATTACTACAGAGCGTTTAAAAACGCCAACTCACACCTGTTTAAGGGGTGGAACCTTTGCTATGGAGACACGCCACAGTATACTATGATGATGAATGTCACGGAACAA TTTCTCGAGCTTGACGGAAGGCGGTTCATCTTCACTTTCATCGCAGACATATCTCACGACAATTTCAACGACATTCAGTACGCTGACGGTGATACGGCGGCGTTTTTGAGGCGTATGATGAAACGGACTGAGGACACGCTTATTATTGTTATGGGAGACCATGGGCCCAG ATACGCAGCAGTCCGTAAAAAGCATTCCCTGCGAGGCAAACTCGACGAACGACTTCCCCTCCTTGCCATCCGCCTCCCTGACAAACTCACGCGCGCTCGCCCCGACGCGTTACGCGCGCTTAAAGCGAACGCGCACGTGCTGACAACAGCGCATGACCTTCATGCGACGATTTTGGATGCTGTTGGTTTGAGAAGACATTGGAATCCTTATAAGGTGAAAGGAGCGGATCTGAAGAGGGGGTTGACTTGGCTAGAGCCT ATCCCCAGCAGCCGATCTTGCAGCGAAGCTGGGATCGAGACCCATTGGTGCACCTGCCTCGTCTGGCAAATCGTGTCAGATTCAGATCCGATGAACAACAGGACTGCTGCCGCTTTGATAGACTATATCAATAAATTTACAAAGGATGCTGG ATCTCAATGTGTTCGTCGTACCGTGGCGTCCACAAGTTATGTACTGCGACAGCGAGTCAACAACCGACTTCTTGCTTTCAACACCGCTATAGACTACGACGCTTATTTGGGACGGTTCAACGTTAAGACAGAAATAACTATGGAGAATTTTCAGATCGga ATTGAGTCAAACCCAGGAGGCGCATTTTACGAAGCATCACTGACATACAATTTGAATGAAGATAAGTTTGTAGTGCAGTCGAGAGACATCTCAAGAGTGAACGC TTACCGTGGAGAATCGGATTGCATTCTGGACTCTCATCCACACCTCGCCCCGTACTGCTACTGCAAACACGAAGACTGA